The following proteins are co-located in the Ursus arctos isolate Adak ecotype North America unplaced genomic scaffold, UrsArc2.0 scaffold_13, whole genome shotgun sequence genome:
- the TMEM244 gene encoding LOW QUALITY PROTEIN: transmembrane protein 244 (The sequence of the model RefSeq protein was modified relative to this genomic sequence to represent the inferred CDS: inserted 1 base in 1 codon), whose product MALRTRVAPSKLVLQNLLICVILFCTVYYAVLGMCCLMLKVYELDVLAPFDFKTNPSRLNTNYKVLLVSTQVTYXCGLLFALVVEEWVWDYAISVTILHVVITSTGSGLI is encoded by the exons CTTGTTTTGCAGAATCTTCTTATATGTGTCATCCTCTTCTGCACCGTGTACTATGCAGTTCTGGGCATGTGCTGCCTGATGCTCAA GGTGTATGAGTTGGATGTCCTGGCACCATTTGATTTCAAAACAAACCCCTCACGGCTCAACACAAATTATAAAG TTCTTCTAGTCTCAACACAGGTCACCT TTTGCGGATTGCTTTTCGCTCTGGTTGTAGAAGAATGGGTCTGGGATTATGCTATTTCAGTAACTATTCTTCATGTTGTCATCACTTCCACTg GATCCGGCTTAATTTGA